The nucleotide window CCACACTCAAAACGAACCAAGACCGAACACAAGACCAGGCCACACTATTTGATTTGAATTCCGGGCGCCCACATTCGTGGCGTGCGTAGTATAGCGGGATTACATTCTGCTTTTCGAGCGAAGGACTTAGGTTCGATTCCTAACCACTCACCACACAGCGCATTTGGCTTTCAGCGTTTGCTTTTGTGATTTTTCTATTTTATCTTTTTTATATCCCTCCAGAAGGTCTTTGCTTTTGAGATTCAACTCATTACttccccaaaaaaacaagcCCTCTTCTTACTTACAATTGTGTCTTCAATTCAGCAATACCTAAGTATTCCACAGGCATCTCGCGAAGCTTTCAGACCACATTTTATGCATATGATCATTGCGGCCAATCGGATCATGCCGCGCGCGAGTTCGCTCATGGTTTCAACAAGTCTCACgatccagcagcagcaccaacagcgAAGCAGAGAGTGGTAAAGTGTATTGCACAGAGACTCAGTTTCATCGAATGCTCGAGACTAAACACAGAACATACATCATCTCTCTTGCTTTTACAAAGCAGCCCCAATTACAACGGTGATCAACAAAGCCCCAGTCATAATCCACCAGTTGGCGGCATCTCGGCCAGCAGAattccctccatcaccaccacctccattACCACCTTCGTTTCCTTCTTCATTGTCAtttcctccatcaccgccatcaccaccatctccaccattACCGCCATCATtgccgtcctcgtcatcgacaACTTCCCTTTGCGAGGTGTTGACTCTCATGCACAGGAGTCTCTTCGGGGCATCAGTGGGAAAGCCGCCGTTGAGAGATCTTACCAACTGCACCGGTGCGTTGACAAGCATCATGTGGATGGCATTGTGATAGTTCCCGTATATGGTCTTGTTGTCGAGATCAGAGTACTCCTCGCTCTGCAGGGAGAAAAACATTGACCCGGATCTTGCCTTGCTGAGATCCACAAACATTCGACCAGGTAGCAGTCTTGAATCGGCCATGTACCCGAGAGATGAAGCACACTCTGGTGCATCTGTCCAGGTCCCACCAGGGTTCTGGCAAGGTCCACCGTTGTTCAAGCCTGTGCTTCTGATGATGGAGTTGACACAGTCCGGGCCTAAAATCGGAACACAGGAAGTGTCATCCGTATCTTTGTCAGTccagaggttggtgatgttggctgGCCAGCCACGGTCTGTCAGCAGGAACTGAACGGTGCAGAATGAATTATTTCCCAGTTCGGGAAGGGCTTCCGCAAGAGTGCTGTTTCGAGGAGCACCTCCCCATGTCAAGTCGTACGAGGTGCGGACGGTGAAGTCATCGGACCTGTTGTTGAATGGGTCGGTCAGGCTGTCACTTATGTTGACCCCTGTTACGAGCAACGCTTGTTAGTATACCACTTTAATGGAGACAACGTCGTAAACCTACGCCATGTCCATTCGAGATCAGCAAGCGGAATGACATCGGGGTACGGGTTGAAGGTGATGTTTCGAGTCGcgtttgggttttggagagCCTGTTCTGCGATCTCAAGACGGGTTTGGGCAGATGCAAGCGTCACGAGACTGGCGGCGGCTAGTGCCGTTGCTTTGGAGAAAGAATGCATCTTCACTGCAGCGTCTCCTGATTTGAGGTGCATGTTGATAAGCTACCCTGGGATGGACCCAGCTGGATGGAGGGCTCTTTTATCCTCAACAGAGCCTCAGTCAAACTTCGACAAAGGCACACAGGGCTCTCAGTCGTCAGCCAAGTCGATATTCAGGCAGTGCGAGCGGCAATGCATCATTCGACCAAAGGTTTGACAAGCTTGTTACAAACAGAGTGGCAGGGTTCACCGTCTGTGGAGGTCACAGTTGAGGGAAAAGTGCAACCTTCTCTTTAGGGTCATTGCCTACTGTCGAATCATTCGGTTTGTGTTCTTCTTCTGATCGAGTAACACGGCGAAtgttggtgtggttgaaAGTGAGCAGTGATGATGGCCTAGGAATCCTTCTGCTCGAAACGACGTCAGCCAAGCCAAGATTTTCAACGGCTTTGACCTTTATGTATATTGCTGGGAATCAAAGCACCAACAGACAGTGCAGACCCAAACATTCTCAACCTCGAGCACTGCCGACCACCCAAGCTTGGCGGGCATCACTGAGACAGACGTGAATGTTATGTCCGTTTGGGCCGTTGCGACGTTGTAGCTGTGTAACCGGGAAGCCAAGGTTTGAGATCCGAGTGGACGAATCAGCTAGGGAACCCAACCCTGGATGTAAGACAAGAGGCGATGTCTATGACGGTGTGTTGCCGTATGTTTTTGCGGCGTGAGTATAGTGTTGCTGGTATCTCGGTGAGCCACGAGCAACGAACATATCGCATCGACGATTGAGGTTCATCAGCTGCCAAAAGGGGAGGTAGCCTCTCTGAATTCAGGTGCCTGTTCGCTAGCTTTACTCGGAGATTTTATATGCGTGAACGGGACGGGCGGGAAGGGTGCATAAGGCTGAGGGAGAAAGCTGGTGAAAATATGGGAGGGATAGGGGAGTTTGTGCTGATGGGTCGGGTTGAATGTTTCTGTGTTTGCTATGGAGTTATTCAGGCCAGCTCAGAGATACCTTACTTTCTTTCCACTTGAACTTATTTTCAACTCTCCCGCGATAGGTAAATGTTTAGGACAATAGTTCAATCTCATTTACACAACACTTCTTCCAGACCCGTCACGTTAAATTTAACCCCCCAATATTCAAAACAGTGACAttccaatcccaaccccctaCACCAACCCAAACATCTCCTCCCAATTCCCTCCTCTACCCCTCCGTAAAAACAATCACAGCCCCAACCTTCTGCACATTAGGAACATTGATGCAGATCCCGctgttcccctccccaagctcAATCTGCTCAGAGCAGTCCTGCGTTACAAAAAGTCTCCACTTGAACGTGCGCGGGTCGTCTTCCGGGAAGAGAAACCGGACGGCGGCGTTGTCGGGGGGCGCCTCGTCCCAGAGGGAGTTGACGTTGACgcaggcggcgagggtggtttCCCCTCCGGAGAGTGACTgcccgttgccgttgccgcaGCCGTCGGGCCACCACTCGATCAGGtagagggagttgggggggatTTCGGTTGCTTGGCGGGTCGTGAGGGAGTGccagctggggttggggcttgctggaggggggaaggaaggggtggcgtgggtgagggggaggaggacggggaggagggtgatgggtttcatttttgttgtttgttgaagTTATGATGACTGTAGGTGAAGGGGATAGATGGTCTGGAGGGAGTATAATGACAAGGTCCGAATctttgatgagggagagaggCGGTCGATAGTCTTATAGTTCCGTTTCGGCCATCTCTCTTTGATTGTTGAGACCCAGAGTCTAGGTATCACACCAAGGCTTTCCGGCCATGAtttccctcccttctcaaTCACAACTCCCAACCCGGTCACAAGCCTCGTCCGCAACTTTACAACATCTACAGTCAAATTTCCCGGTGATACTTCCCTCTACCTCGTCAATCAAACCTCTACATCAACAACTCACGTCActctcaccttcttcacccccttcttcacccccctcccacctccccgcaaACAAAGATCTTGTGtcctccaaaaacaacccacTGTACCCCTGACAATGAACCCAAAGGAGCCTCCTCGAGTGCGGGGTTGAATCCTCCTACCGACGATTCCTCTATTTATTGCTGGGAAAATCAAGTTTTGATCGTCGTGGTATTCAAAGCTTTTACACCGCTGGCTGGTTCTAGTAAAGCGCCTGCATATCCGCCACGAGTGTCGAGAAGGGATTACAACAGAAGTAAGGCTGTAGCTGGACTGCGCCACTGAGGCAAAACAGCTTCCCGGAAAGAACGGCACTACGGCACGTTTGCCTGTTGGTTGACCGTCGCCGTTGCACCGGCGCATGGAGGCTCAACGGCTGTTGGTTCACTGTTGCAGAAAACTAATGCGTGGGCTGAATGACTACCAGAGTGCCCGAACCTGGAAAGATTCAGTTGGCAAACCTGCAGCGGTGAATCTTTCCGATGATCGATCGGAGAATTTGCTAGGCGAGTGTCAG belongs to Podospora bellae-mahoneyi strain CBS 112042 chromosome 6, whole genome shotgun sequence and includes:
- a CDS encoding hypothetical protein (EggNog:ENOG503PZP0), translating into MHLKSGDAAVKMHSFSKATALAAASLVTLASAQTRLEIAEQALQNPNATRNITFNPYPDVIPLADLEWTWRVNISDSLTDPFNNRSDDFTVRTSYDLTWGGAPRNSTLAEALPELGNNSFCTVQFLLTDRGWPANITNLWTDKDTDDTSCVPILGPDCVNSIIRSTGLNNGGPCQNPGGTWTDAPECASSLGYMADSRLLPGRMFVDLSKARSGSMFFSLQSEEYSDLDNKTIYGNYHNAIHMMLVNAPVQLVRSLNGGFPTDAPKRLLCMRVNTSQREVVDDEDGNDGGNGGDGGDGGDGGNDNEEGNEGGNGGGGDGGNSAGRDAANWWIMTGALLITVVIGAAL
- a CDS encoding hypothetical protein (EggNog:ENOG503PZZ6), with the translated sequence MKPITLLPVLLPLTHATPSFPPPASPNPSWHSLTTRQATEIPPNSLYLIEWWPDGCGNGNGQSLSGGETTLAACVNVNSLWDEAPPDNAAVRFLFPEDDPRTFKWRLFVTQDCSEQIELGEGNSGICINVPNVQKVGAVIVFTEG